The Haliotis asinina isolate JCU_RB_2024 chromosome 16, JCU_Hal_asi_v2, whole genome shotgun sequence DNA segment cttgtcctttcaatCCCAGTGGGAGTAAATAGTCATTTCGTTAAGAGAGTTTAAGTCATCAAAGATCGGTTAGTCCATTACAAATGAGACTACTCGAGTGTGGAATTATCTTCTTGATCAATGTGAATCAGAATCATATCAAAGATATTCTGCAGATTCCTTGGGTGTTACTGATCAGTCTGAAAATGCACTACACTAAATCCTCTGGTATCTCACGTTTttggggacccgtgaagatccggggttagaatcggtcttcagcatcccatgcgtATAGAAACACCATGGACTAaggagatcgggtggtcaggctcgctgacatggctgacaattgttgttcatgttgttgatcagtggactgtctggtccggacgccattatttacagaccgccgtcatttagctggaatattgctgagtgaagcgTAAAACAACAGACTAACCAACCGGTTTTTAGGTTACTTAGGTTGTCTAATTCACATTAACTCGATGCAGATACATGTACTTTGTCTATATTGGTGTATTTTCATGTTGGCGAAAGAGCTAATTTTGGGGGTTATATTCATCTTCTCTTTGGTAATTATCCGGTCAACGCAGTGTCCGGAATAACAGCGTCAATGTGCCCCAACGGTGTTGGTCGTTGCTTACGTTGCCCACCACTGGTTCGCttggtccagacacaattatcAACAGCTGTGATATAGATTGTATGATCGTGCCTGCGGCATCACGCAACACTCACTCGCCGCCAGCCCCACCCATTCATGTCGGCAACTGTAAGTTACAGATTCTCTCTTTTTTCAGGAGGTGAGCACACGATCAGCAGACGCCTATCTCAGTCACAACGATGAACGGAACCAGACGACGTCTGACCAGGAGGAGAGGGGTCAGTGGGGTAACAAGGCTGAGTTTGTCCTGTCCTGTATCGGTCTTTCCGTGGGGCTGGGCAACGTGTGGAGGTTCCCCTACCTGGCTTACAAAAATGGAGGAGGTGAGTCCAACTGATTTCTTTTCTGTTGCCTtagagtgagcatagttttATTAGAGATGTTCAAATAATGTTTTGGGaccggtagggtagcctagtggttaaaacgttcgcgcgtcacaccgaagacccggattcgattctcaccatgggtaaaatgtgtaacgctcatttttggtgtcccctgccgtgatattactggaatattgcgaaatgcaacgtaaaactaaactcactaacttacTCACGCGAGAAATGTTCCAGACCTaggaacaccaaaaatgggcttcatgccaAGAAAACCCGGCTGTTCTATGGGTCGAGCAACCGCTTTAACCTCTTCACTACTTCACCACCCCTTTAAGTCTGATAAATGATTATCGGGACATTCCCATTCACCCGTGCCTTTGAGAGTGGTCGAGGGTATTGATCTGAGGAGAAATCTAGTGTGATGCACGAGGACCTggccacattggtacaatgtgtgaagctcctttctggtgtctcccgcaagatattgcaggaatattgctaaagacggcgtagaactatactcactcactttaatccAACATTATGCTATCAAATGCTGCCAAAAGAAGCGATacacacaactaactcactaACCCATTCTTTGTTGTAGCCGCATTCCTGATCGCCTACCTGATCCTGCAACTGTTGATAGGGAAGCCTATGTACTTCATGGAACTTGTGATGGGGCAGTTCTCCGGGAAAGGACCAACAGGTGTCTGGGAGATGAACCCCAGTGCCAAGGGTGAGATACTCATCTTTGTAAAGAGGTGTCAAGGATATAGCTTAAGATTACTTCTCTTTTTAAAAAAGCCTCTAGAACTACTATTGAAACCACTATGAATCTCCTATTCTTAAAATACTATAATTAAGAATCAGTTTCACGTGCGAGTGAAAGAGGAAAAGGGGATTTTACGTTTCAACGTGTAGGTTTAAAGGATTACACCATTGACGGTCACTTCTTCAGTCGACCCAATTCTAAATTCTTAAGGCCTTGCCTATCACCAACCACTTCACCTGAACCATTTACTttggtttgttttattgttcgttttgctgttttacgccgctctcaacaCTATTCCAACATTATAGaagcggtctgaaaataatcgagtctgggacagacagtcaagtgatcaatatCACGAGCTtcgatttacgcaactgggatatgttgacatgtgtcaaccaagtcagtaagtctgaccaaccgatcccgtcagtcgcctcttacgacaggctcggtcttctgaagaccagttctaacccagagcTTCACGGGTCACCATATATAAAACCGCTCTAAGCTCTGGTGTCATTGCAGGTATTGGTATCGCTATGGTCATCATCTCCCTCGACGTCGCTATCTACTACAACGTCATCATGGCCTACACACTCTACTACTTCTTCTCCTCTATGCAAGCCGTGTTGCCGTGGACGAAGTGTAAAGAGGTGGGTGAAGATTATCTTCTGGATTTTCAAATAACCGAATTACCGGGCGGCAATGTCGCACTGAGTCGGTTTGGTCTCAGTTAACGCTCATGGAGTGccgcacatgcatttgtttcactgttataTCTACAGCTCGTATTCCCATGTAACACAAACTAACAATAGGgatttgaaattgatttttcTGTTCAAGATTTATATGTTCAATCTGTAAGGTAACATTATGAGGATTTGCAAACCTaatttcacttttttctatTTACATTTGCGCAACAGTTTCAGTCAAAAGGAAATTATTCTTAAAAATTCGAATTTTAAATATACAATTatctgtttgtttacatatccGTCAAAATTCgttttgcatgtacatttacagCATTCTAAATTATAACTATTTAAATAATTGATGTAATCTGATATGGTATAACGTTAGCACAGTCGCTGGAGTGTTCGCTCGCTGAGTGATTAACGGTGTTCATCGCTTTGATAAAACGTTTGGTTAAAGAGTGGTTCCTGGTTCACTTCGCGGAACGTCATCTTGCCCCAAAGCCTATACTGTGGTATGAGATATGGGTCCAGGCTGTATTGGGCTATGCGCCATACAAGCATatgcactcattcactcactcactcattgtctgTGGTCCCCAGGAATGGATCGAACTGGGGTGTGTAGAACAGAGAAGAAAGGCGCCGCCATTCTGTACAGAGAACGCCACGTTTAATGAGCTTTTGTCGGAGTGTGCCTGCACGAAGAATGAAACGATCGACAACTTCTTGACCGTGAATTGCACGAACCTCACCTACACAGGTTTACCTAAGTCTTCAGCTGAGTTTTTCTTCAAGTAAGTGCTAGAGATAATATTTTCTTAACTTTCTTTTTCCCGAATTTGTTTTAGTGATATGTTTATTATCGATTACAAACTGAAACTAACTGATAGAGATACACAGGTACGCCGCtgtcagcaatataccagcaatataccagcaataaaCCAGCAATAAACCAgcaataccagcaatatcatggtgggggacaccaggtaTGGCCTTAACACATTActtctatgtggggaatcgaacccaggccttcggcgtgacgagcgaacgctttaaccacggtGTTGGTGTTCACAGaatttgaaacccatttcttcgCTCACGTGTTGATGTGAAAAAGTCTTCCAAACGTCTTCCTTATGTACCTGACTGTCTGGTATACACCTAAAACGTAGGGGATAtttgatttacaagattgataaaatgcaaataatgaagccaaggaggaaacagagaatgaaaagaaattgggggaaactgtgacaatttattccatagCTTTGGGCtcgtttcatctgtatggatatatattacttttttctCACATGCACTGGCTTTTGACACGCTCGCAAAATGGACTATCCACTATTTTTAATGGTGTATTTTGCAACATCTTTAAATTTGGAGCAGCCCGTCATTCGTAAAACCTTCAAATGAACGTTATTAATTGAAGGAAATGTCTTTTAAACAGGGATTAGTCATTTCAGATTCACTCGGCAAATTTCGCTACCCGTCGTTGGTTACCCCTCGGGAAAAGCCAGtcataaaaacaaaactatAATTTTACTGTCTGTTATCGATGTACCTTCAGAACCTGTTACGTAAATGTCAAGCATGAATATAGACTGGTGTTGTAATTAGGATAAACGAAATTAGGTACACCACAGCCAAAACAGGAACATAACGAGACCCACAGTATTGTTGCGTCGTGTCATGCGAGCGAAACTTGTCCCCGTTTCGGATAGCTCCAAATGTGGCTTTGAGAAGACCCGAATGAAGAACAGGCCAAggggagttgtgtcccttacatGTGACTTGGGCTTCCTCGTGAGCTTTCTTTCActtgcaaatatatatatgtgtgtgtttcttgACATCAAACATTCTTGTTTCTTGTCATCAGACGTACTTGTGTCTTCCCATcagatgtatttgtttcttgcCATGGCATGTATATGTGTCTTGTTATCATACGACTTTTTTCTCCTTACAGTGAGGAGGTCATTCAAAAGTCCGCTGGGTTGGAACCCGAGAACATGGGCGCGCCATTATGGAAGCTGTCGCTATGTCTCCTGTTGTCATGGATTGTAGTTGTACTGTGTCTCATTAAAGGCGTTAAGTCTTCAGGCAAAGTAAGGCCACGTCTGACATTATCATAcagattatttgaaataaaaaatgatCTCCATTCGAGCTtccaacacacatttcttgtaACAGTTAACAGGGTATCGAGGGACCACCATGGTCGCTGTCTATTGTCAATGATCCGGGGTGTGTACATAACAAGGATCACCCTGAAAATATCCACATCAATATCAGCATGCGGTTGGGTCTGTAAAGAGAACATACGTCACGAGCATCGGCGTATGGTACTCCATGGCGTATACTTTAGAGATTGGGGAGCTAGGCCATCACATCGTCTGTTACTGAAAGCTTAGGTTGTAAAAGACGAACTCTTACCGGAGGGAAGGGGGTATCAAAGATCCCCCAAATAAGAATGAAATGGTCAACCTGGTGACTAATGgattagatcgatgctcatatctTCAATCACTATTTTTACAGATCGAGAATTTTACACATTATAGCGTGTGTcacatatgtgtgtatataaataGTGTGACGAGATCGGAtgaccaggctcgctgactaggttgacacatgtcatcgtgtctcgattgcgatcgatgctcatgctgttgatcattggacttTCAGGTGCAGAGACTCGACCATgcacttggaatattgctgagcgcgacgTTAAACATCtagcaaaccaaaccaaaccataatTCCCTCTGTCGGTAGCAAGATGTGTGACATATGGTATAACATTGTATATTTCAGGTGGTATACTTCACAGCTACCTTCCCTTACATAGTTCTGCTCATACTGTTGGTGCGAGGAGCGCTGTTGGATGGTGCTATCGACGGGGTCAGATTCTTCATAATACCTGAGTGGTCAAAACTACTCGATATAGAGGTGAGTACCATACCCTACCTCTCTCCGGATAGAAATGACAACAGCTTCCAAAACTGAATACGGTAGCTGGTCTTCTGCAATGTCACAGAGTTACTTCGCGTCCTGGTACCAGGATCTGCTAATCGCAGTCCTTTAATCACAGTTTTACAATGAGACATAATTTTGATGTGTCAAAATGATCAACATGGAACACCGCATCACCTTTTCCCCCAGTAAGTAAACAAAttgacattcactcactccgtgTATGTCCAGGTGTGGGTTGCCGCTGCGGGGCAGATGTTCTTCTCGCTGTCGGTGTCTTTCGGTGGTATCCTCATGTTCGGCAGCTATAACAAGTTCAGAAACAACGTGTATGGGTAAGTATCACGCTGACATTTCTGTAATCCACACCATTACACCTGTCTGTTCTCCTTTGTCACATCCTACCTGTGACGATGCAGAGTAACACTGATGTTCAGTAGGTCATGCATGGCTTATCTCCCCTTGGTGAAGTTTCTATTCTTCTTAAGAACACCATGCCTGCTAAGCGGCAGAGAGAATGAGTAGGCCTAACGCCGcttagcaatattacggcgagAGACACTGAATTGAACCCATGTTGGAAACGAACCCGGACGTTCGACGTAGCGAGCGAACGTGAGAGGCGAAAATAGGCCAGGTGCATTAACTTGGTTGATGCTTTGTATTATCTCCGAGTTCttcattatgtcaatcactgatTTCGCTGGCCCAGACACGACCATTACCAACCACTAATCATGTCATTGAATCTGCTGCTGAAAGTTGTGACAATGGTGGCACAGTGGATTGAGGAGCCACAGCCCACGCGGTGTGATCGCTGGTTTGAGTCGCTAATTTGCTCTTTTGTTGAGACAGACAGAAATTGGTGTTTTATTTCTGAACACTCTAAGCAATAAAATAAGACAAGATCGATGTTTGAAATGTACAAGTGATAAAATGCAATCACgaacattttcatttcaagtACAGTGTATGTGTGTCGTAACCATCATTAATAACTGTTGACGTAGAGTTGCTCCCATATAACATAAGTTTTCGGTCATTATAGAGAGCgttattatctcccttgtgtTCAGTGTAATAAACATTCttagttgtttttctttctttccagAGACGCGTTGCTCATTAGTGTTATGGATTTGGTGACAAGCGTTATAGCGGGGTTTGTTATATTCACCACCTTTGGCGGCATGGCCAAAACCATTGGGGCCAACGTCACCGACGTCGCTGAAGCAGGTACGTCAACGTCAATTAATTACCAGGCCAACATCGGCGTCATTCCTACTACGACTAACAAAACAGACTCTTGTATGGTAATTTCTAAAGCAGTTACAtgtgttttttaatttttaaaaagaaagaTTAACCATGTAACCTACTGAATATGGCGTCATACTTGTGTCTAGGTTATGGACTGGCGTTCGTGGCCTACCCAGAAGCGTTGTCCAATTTCCCCTTACCCCAGCTGTGGTCAGTCATCTTCTTTTTCATGCTGTTTACCCTGGGGCTGGACAGTGAGGTGAGTGACCAATCCCGAGTTCGTATCTCAGTTTGGGTCGGGTCAACAAAATGGCTTCTCGGTATTGATATGATCCTCGGCCTGATACGACTGGCGATTATTATTTGATGTAAGAATGATCACTCAATGCACAGACGGGGCAGACATTCTCTGTTAACTTTTGACGCTAATGAAATTCCGTCTTCCTGTTAGAgaagttagagtgagtgagtaaggtgtTACATCGATTTTAACAACATGTCGGCAGTATCACGGCGGTAGACACCAGGCTTTTCAAATTGTTTCcgcgtggggaatcgaaccctatTTTCTTGAGGAACAAGCATTTTAACCGCCTGGCTATCACACCGTCCAACCAGCCATGAAGTCGAAGGTGTATAAACTTGCTGAAGCATCTGTGATTCATCAACACCTGCTGGTTCGAATCCTTGATTCGTATCGACTGTTGTCCTTTACATATGGGAGAGAGGGTGCTGTAAATACAAAGGAACCTTAGCAATACGTCAGTTAGTCCCCGTTGTATAAAGCAACCTTAGCAATACGTCAGTAAGTCCCTGTAGGTTCAAAGCAACCTTAGCAATACGTCAGTTAGTCCCAGttgtataagtgagtgagtgagtgagtgagtttagttttacgtcgcacttagcaatattccagctatatggcgacggtctgtaaataatcgagtctggaccagacaatccagtgatcaacaacatgagcatcgatctgcgcaaaggggaaccgatgacatgtgtcaaccaagtcagctagtctgaccacccgatcccgttagtcgcctcttacgacaagcatactcaccttttatggcaagcatgggttgctgaaggcctattctaccccgggaccttcacgggtccccagTTGTATAAAGCAACCTTAGCAATACGTCAGTAAGTCCCTGTAGGTTCAAAGGAACCTTAGCAATACGTCAGTTAGTCCCTGTAGGTTCAAAGCAACCTTAGCAATACGTCAGTTAGTCCCTGTTGTAAAAAGCATCCTTAGCAATACATCAGTAAGTCCCTGTTGTAAAAAGCAACCTTAGCAATATATCAGTAAGTCCCTGTTATACAAAGCAACCTTAGCAATACGTCTGTAAGTCCATGTTGTATAAAGCAACCATAACACTATGTCTGTTGTATACATCAACTTTAGCAATACATCAGTAAGTCCCGGCTGTATAGAGCATCCTTAGCAATACGTCAGTAGGTCCCTGCTGTATAGAGCAACCTTAGCAATATGTCAGTAAGTCCCTGTTGTATAAATCAACCTTAGCAATACGTCAGTAAGTCTCTGTTGTATAAAACATCCTTAGCAATATGTCAGTAAGTCCCTGGTTTATAAAGCATCCTTAGCAACATGTCACTAAGTACAGTCTCTGTTGTATAAACCATCCTTAGCAATATGTCAGTAAGTCCCTGTTAAGGTATGGTAAGGttaagattgctttgtacaacGATACCCAGGTCTGTGACACAAGTTTAGACTCAAGCTGCttttcagcaaatattccagcaatatcacggcggcggacaTCAGAAgcgggcttcacatattatacccatgtggaaaaccgaacccgggtcttaggcaTGAtgcgcgaacgctttaacccctaggctacctcaccacccccaGGTCTGTGTGCATTTGTGGTAAACGCTTCAACATTTCGTCCCACATCAGTAAAGTGTAGTTAGGTACGAAGGGAAATAAAAACCCAGGCTACTGATTCATCTTCCTGACGCTATGTTTCTGTTGCAGTTCGGGCTGATGGAGACGGTGTTGACCTGCATCCAAGATGAGTTCCCTCATCTCCGGAAGTACAAGAGTTGGCTCTGCGTCGGTCTCGGAGTCGGCTGCTACTTCCTGGCTCTGCCTTGTGTCTGTCCGGTTGGTGGCACCCAAGTTGAAATCaatgaaaacacaacacaaagtcTTTTAGGCCGTACCTGATGCATTTGTTGTACACATTTCTATGGGTTGGGTCAAGggtattttattttatatactTTCTTGACAACGAGAATCTTCCAATACCAGAAAAATGCCATGGCAGgttaaataataatataaatcaAGTGCACCATAACTACTTTTAAGAACTATATGATACAGAAATTTAAATACAGTGTAGATAAACGACAGTCAAAATTTGAAATCTTTTACGTCACCTTAGCATCACCATACGTCACCATGTTGTGGTCGTAAGTATTTATAGCCCACAAGATAGATTAAATGAAAGACACCTAATACATTTACTTAATAGGAAAAAGCCAGCTGAAGTGTGGATCCGTTGGTCATTCATATAAAACAGGttaatgaaattgaaatttttgttTGTCAAATTACAAACGTTATCAGAGGGTTCCTCAATCAACATCTGGCTCTCTAAAATTCAAGCTGTATGTAAgcatgtatgtacacatgtgACATTGACGTATTTAGGGAGGCGACTACGTGGTGACGCTGATGAACGACTTCGGCGCCGACTTCGCAGTCTTGGTGGTGGCATGCTTCGAGTGTATCGCCGTCATGTGGGTCTATGGTAGGTACtgtaaaaaatatacatgataacgATGGTGATGGCGACAACGACGACGTGGAGAAGGTAGTAAATTTCATAAAATGCAGTTTCTTGGGGATAATTCCCAGTATTTGTTTTCCAGGCGTGATGCGATTCATGAAGGATATCGAATACATGCTTGGGAGTAAACCCCATGTGTGGCCTTACTGGGTGTTCTGTTGGGCTATATCATCACCAATCCTTATCGGGGTAAGTACGGTAATCTGTTAGTGTTGTATCAGGAGAATCTGTTACATCAGTATACGGTAATTCGTTACCCTGGGTACGATAATCTGTTACTTTGTGTACGGTAACCTGTTAATGCAGTGTGCTTTAATCTGTGAGTTACTGCTGTGTACGGTAACCTGTTATTGCCGTGTGCTTTAATCTGTGAGTTACTGCTGTGTACGGTAACCTATTATTGCCGTGTGCTTTAATCTGTGAGTTACTGCTGTGTACGGTAAAATGTTATTGCAGTGTGCTTTAATCTGTGAGTTACTGCTGTGTACGGTAACCTGTTAATGCAGTATGCTTTAATCTGTCAGTGTATGGTAACCCGTGACCTGTCCGACAATTTCTTATTGCAGTGTTATTGTTTTATACGATATTCTGATACCAAATATTAACCCCTAACTGTCCTTATCTGGTTGAACGTGAAACAATGGGAGACCTTGGGTTTTCTGCAACTCCCAGTCTCGCCATAAAAGGACTCAGTTCCAGTTATTTGTAGGCCATTAAGTGCATTCAATCATTCATAACAGTTcaccaaaacaaaatatgaaatgctgACTGACACAAAATACCATAACTCAATTATTCCTTCAACTGGGGCGATGTGATAGCCTTGTGCTTAAAGcactcgctcgtcacgccgaagacccgggttcgattccatgtgtacagtgttgggagcccatttgtggtgtccctcgccgtgatgttccaggaataatgctaaagcggagaaaaaccaaactcactcgtgCCTGTCTTCAAAGCACCAACTGGATCCCTTTACTTAAACAACTGAAACTATtgcaatatttacaaacatgtttCTTCTCAACAGGCTATGTTCATATACCGGATGGTGAAGTTTAAACCTCCTTCCTACCCGAATGATATGGCCTTCCCGGTGTTTGCCCAGATAATAGGCTGGGTCCTTGCTGCTGTTGTCATCATCCCCATTCCCGGATGGTTCCTCTATATATTACTGAAAACACCTGGCTCTATGACCGAGGTAAGGCACTAACGCTTGTATCTGGTTCCAATTTGTGACACATCctacactgaacagcaaaagaaaagcaatGTTCGAACaaatgaaatctcattaaagtaaatgttcaTGTCCTCTATAAAAAACACTCGACAAAacccagagttgcgtttcttttgttggtcAGTATATGTTAAGTGAATCATGCAATATCTGgtgcggcggggtagcctagtggtcaatgCGGTCGCTGGGCATGTGAaagctcgggttcgattcctcgcgtttgtgcaatatgtgaagcgtCTTTATGGTGTctcctgctggaatattgctaaatgctgcgttaaaccaaactcactcactcatgtaataCCTGTGAAGACTCGCAGATTTGACTGATGTATGTCACCGTATAACAACGGTGtacatagatgctcatgatgtcagtcactggattgtctggtccagtatcAGTTACTTAGAGACCgtcatatctggaatattgttatgtgCGACATTAAGAAAATCTGACCAGGTTTCTTGACGTATATACTTACATGAATGGGAATTGGGCGGACACAATGATTGATTGGTAGAAAAATTGTCAGCATACCCCAACAGCGTGGATTTTgactagtggttacagcgtttgctcgtcacgccgaagacacgggttcgattccccacaagggtacagtgCGTGAATCACctttcaggtgtcccccaccgtgatgttgctgtaatattgctgaaagcgtaaaacaatacacagTCACTCAACCTTTAACCGTGCTCGTTGTCAGCGTAGATTAATGTACCATGATATATTTTTCAGCGacttcgaaaaatattttctccaACACCCGAATGGGGCCCAGCGGATGGAGGAGAGAATTACAGAGTCCGTCCTCAAGACTACCCAATGAAAGGAACCGTCAATCCGGCCTTCACCCAGTAAACACCAACAACCATGGATCTCTTTAGTTGACATATTGTTTTGGGCCTCTTAGAGCACCAAGCCCCAAATGCATGCAAACACTGCACCAGCCATGTCTCTGGTTCGGGAAGTAACTCTAGATTTTGCTGGAGTTGGCCCACTCGTTTACGCCTGTGCGGCTCAGGAGTTTGAGCAGTTTATGCAAGACGCTTGGTACAAGACGTGCGTATTCTGTAGTGATGAATACATATATCGTAGCCTATCCCGAGTCTACatgtaaaattttaaaagaaattcaaGTCGATCTGTGACTTATCCGAATATAAGCACTTTTGTGTCGACGGTTTGTGTGTCGAACTTTTATTTGTCTCGAAGTAAAACCTCGgtcatttttttctcagttttgTGCTGCTGTTTCGAAACTCGGATATCTCGAATTATGTTAATTTCCACACACTGGTCTTTGACGATTTTTAGCAGTGATATTGGATTTTCAAgatgtaaataaatgtattgatGCTTTAGTTTTACACGTCCATA contains these protein-coding regions:
- the LOC137268289 gene encoding sodium- and chloride-dependent glycine transporter 2-like, which produces MANTKGSYDLWGKSGDDTLKREVSTRSADAYLSHNDERNQTTSDQEERGQWGNKAEFVLSCIGLSVGLGNVWRFPYLAYKNGGAAFLIAYLILQLLIGKPMYFMELVMGQFSGKGPTGVWEMNPSAKGIGIAMVIISLDVAIYYNVIMAYTLYYFFSSMQAVLPWTKCKEEWIELGCVEQRRKAPPFCTENATFNELLSECACTKNETIDNFLTVNCTNLTYTGLPKSSAEFFFNEEVIQKSAGLEPENMGAPLWKLSLCLLLSWIVVVLCLIKGVKSSGKVVYFTATFPYIVLLILLVRGALLDGAIDGVRFFIIPEWSKLLDIEVWVAAAGQMFFSLSVSFGGILMFGSYNKFRNNVYGDALLISVMDLVTSVIAGFVIFTTFGGMAKTIGANVTDVAEAGYGLAFVAYPEALSNFPLPQLWSVIFFFMLFTLGLDSEFGLMETVLTCIQDEFPHLRKYKSWLCVGLGVGCYFLALPCVCPGGDYVVTLMNDFGADFAVLVVACFECIAVMWVYGVMRFMKDIEYMLGSKPHVWPYWVFCWAISSPILIGAMFIYRMVKFKPPSYPNDMAFPVFAQIIGWVLAAVVIIPIPGWFLYILLKTPGSMTERLRKIFSPTPEWGPADGGENYRVRPQDYPMKGTVNPAFTQ